A window of the Gossypium arboreum isolate Shixiya-1 chromosome 2, ASM2569848v2, whole genome shotgun sequence genome harbors these coding sequences:
- the LOC108467216 gene encoding uncharacterized protein LOC108467216 encodes MDIDHYNVLGLPSGEEGANLTQKEITKAYREKARDLHPDKRKDDPNAHENFIKLKSSYEILVDEKARKLFDDLLRVKREQQRRFAQQDSKRRKMMSDLEDRERASFAPDPAMKAKEEEERIARKLKEEIARIRAMQANKGASMGTGSGQEKVGREGNSGVGGHVGVDKERVLKVSWEKIGEGYTAEKLRELFSRFGEVEDIVVNSSKKKGSALVVMATKHAVDSATGSVSGNLDNPLLVVPLKPSVAEFPAPKKEEQSDRLSNLVGAGYQAFEDAVLNKLTKAAEKQQK; translated from the exons ATGGACATTGACCATTACAACGTCCTGGGTTTGCCTTCCGGCGAGGAAGGAGCTAATTTGACTCAAAAAGAAATTACCAAGGCTTACAGAGAAAAAGCCCGTGATCTTCATCCTGATAAACGAAAAGATGACCCAAATGCTCATGAGAACTTCATAAAGCTCAAATCCTCATACGAAATTCTGGTTGATGAAAAAGCCCGAAAGCTCTTTGATGATCTCCTCCGGGTGAAACGTGAACAGCAACGTCGTTTTGCACAGCAAGACTCAAAGCGACGAAAAATGATGTCAGATTTGGAAGATAGGGAACGTGCTTCATTTGCACCAGATCCTGCCATGAAGGCTAAAGAGGAAGAGGAGAGAATTGCTAGGAAATTGAAAGAGGAGATTGCAAGGATACGTGCAATGCAAGCAAATAAAGGTGCAAGTATGGGGACGGGCTCAGGTCAAGAAAAGGTGGGGAGAGAAGGGAACAGTGGGGTTGGGGGCCATGTGGGAGTGGATAAAGAGAGAGTTTTAAAGGTTTCTTGGGAAAAAATTGGCGAAGGTTATACAGCGGAGAAGTTAAGGGAACTGTTTTCTAGGTTTGGTGAAGTTGAAGATATTGTAGTGAACAGTTCAAAGAAAAAGGGGTCTGCGCTTGTTGTCATGGCTACAAAACATGCAGTT GATTCTGCTACAGGCAGTGTTAGTGGGAATCTAGATAATCCATTGTTAGTTGTGCCTCTTAAACCCTCTGTTGCGGAGTTTCCAGCCCCCAAGAAGGAAGAGCAAAGTGATCGATTGAGTAATTTGGTTGGAGCTGGTTACCAAGCTTTTGAAGATGCTGTTTTAAATAAACTGACAAAG GCTGCCGAAAAACAACAAAAATGA